The genomic interval GCCGTGCTCCACTTGATATAAAGAGAATAACTTTCACATCGATCTTTGAGTATTACATCGACTGAATTTGTCTCTCGACAGTCTGTCCAAGAAAACGAAGACGATAGCGCGGAGATCGGCACTGCAGGCGAGATCAGTGAACTGCTAGGAGACAAAGAGCATCTGTATCCCAAAATACTTTACCTTGTCATAGCAGACTCGGCCTACACTGAGGGTATGACCTCTTATATTTGAACTTAACGTCTAGTATTTTATAAATTCCTTAGGCATCTTCCCAAATCATGCTCTACCTCAggcaaaaatcagtttaaagcCTCTCACAATTTTATGTCGGTATTGTTATAAATTGTGAGGAGTTCTTCgctttctctctctcttattTGCAGTgatctttaatcttttttatcttcatttgcAGATAACCAATGAAGCACGCCTGCTGCCCTTATCAGTAAATTATATTTAGCTCCGAATGAAAAGAACATGGACAATGTTTGAGCCTAAGTTTCACCTCTAGGAGAGAATTCAGGTTGCATAGAGTGTTTAGTAAGCGATAAAATGGCTTTGATTGGCGGTACATCTTCTATATTTGTTCATAGGAGAGTTACGACCTTGGTCTTATACTGAGTGCTACTAACAAAAGCAAGAAAGCGATCAAAATATGTCAATTTGAAAAAGTGCTGATCGCTGGGTGTGAGTAGAGTAGTGAGATACGGAAGGTAGGCACCTTAACACAGAATCTAGACCACATTTACTTTGCCATGACTATTGCTAAAACCATcagttgaaatgaaaaacaactaaataaTCACAGAAAATTGTCTCTTTGACTTAATATCTTATATCATTGCAGatactaaaaaattattttcaaaatgtaaatttttcacatcTAAAgattttgattattatttttttggtcACTAAGCTACCTTCACAAATCGTAAGTTACGCAGGCGTAATTTGTTGTTGATTGAATTTCCCTTGGATTGAATGCCAGTAGTTGATAAGGTGCATAATTCCATATTTTAACGTGCAAGTTTTGTTACCCTGACAAATAACttcatttttgtcttatttaGTGTTAGTTCTCAAATTAAGTGCGAGATTTCCCTCAGGTGTAGGCGCACAAGGGTTTTATTCTCGCAAATGCCAAGTGTGTTCTGGCTAAAGTTTATCAGTTAAGTCGTTCTCTACTTTCAAACTGGAATAGTAGTAAATTATTGCCTAATGAAAgctttttctgaaaaagagaaatggGCGAGCAAGGGAAAAAAGTGGCTTACTTCCCCATGTCTCCTGACAGAGAGCTCCACAGAGGCTAATATAATTAAAAGTGTGATAATAAATGTTGGCAATGTACTTCAACTgaatttgcctttttctttaatCAGACCCTTTTATCTGAACTTTGGTTAGATCAATCATTTGACTCTACCATCAACCATTAATCTGCAATAAGGCGTTAACTTCTGTTGTGAAAAGCGAAATTCGAAGGTTGGCGAcagaggaaaaaagggaagacttattttaatccttttatCAAGGGTTTGACTTGCGCCAGTAAACTACTGTCGCTCTAGCTTATATAATGCAAGAAGAATGGAACGAGTCATGGCAGGTTTCTAACCTTTTAAACGACACGGCAATAAAAGACTGCTGTATTAAACTTCCTTTTCATTTACCTTGCATGTATTAACTCGAAACAAGGAGTGAAAGCGAAGGATGAGAGTTGACCTCGGATTCCGAATACGAGGTCAATTTACATAATGAAGTGAAGCAGATATCCCACGGGAGGGTTTAATTTAATTTCGGTAGTTTCCAatctaaatttaaaaactttcgtAAATTCGAGATTTTTATCTCCTCCGTCATTGCTGGGGACATTGATTTTTGGTCTCACCCTTCTTGACGTTGATAACAACAGGAGCAGTTTTCTGTCCTCTCACAGTGACCGAGGGCATCTGTTCTTTGTGGCTCTCCTGTGAAACACAAATAAATACATTGCAAACAATACCAGTAATTGTGGGGGAGAAAGATACACGCCTTGTCGTTTTACTAGATTTTTTAACGGCGTCAATACTCGCTAGTGGCATTAAAATCAGCTAATGCCAAGATACTCGGGCTTTTATACCTAGGATATGTATACAAGAGATTTTGCAACAGTGACAACCATTTAGGAACACTTATTATACTGGTGTCGCGTATGCTACAGGACAGGCACCGGGCACCAGGCACCAGGCACCAGGCACACTTAACTCGGATTTCAATGTAACTGTAACCAGCATCAAGTTAGTTTACCTCAGgttgagaattttctttcaagagcCCTCCATAGTCCGGTGCATTGTCATGCATGCTTTGAGTTTCTGATAAATCGATGTCATCCGTTTCAGTTTGAAAGCGCACCATCggctttcttttaaattctacCTTACTTTTGGCCTCGTTTTCGACGTCATTACTTGATAAAGGCAATTTCCGTGGCACATTGCTGGTAATTAAACTTTCTGCAGTAGATTCAACTTGTAAAGGAAAAGTCACATCGCTGCCTCGTTGCTTTTTGTCGCTTGTTGTGTCAAGAGTGTTAACCAGAACAACAGGAGGTTTTAAAATTGAGGGTTCTAGTTTCGCAACCTTTGCATTAATTGACACGGTATTTTCTTGTCCTTTCTTTATGAGTGCTGATGTTCTGGTATTTTTTGAATTGGCCCCACTGAGCAAAATGGCGGATTTTGTTTTCCTGAGACCAGACGAGGTGGATGTTTGAGAGACATTTTGAGGGTCTTTTTGGGAATCTtgaaaacaagaggaaaaaaaagagagaaaaagtaaatattGAGCGAAAAGTTGACCTTCTCTTGTCACCCAAGACCAGAGAAACGttggaaaatttgtttcctGCTTTTTCCCGCTTGTTGAAATGGGAGAAATTATCTCCTCCTCTCTGTCGTTTTCGTTCTCTTTCATCTTTTACTCCTCCACATCCCTCAACTCACTCCTCAAATGAATCCTTCGACTGTGTGTTTCAATTTAATCTGTAGGTGACTAAAGCAGATTTATCTTTGGCGACAATACTTACGGCTCTGCAGCTTCAGTCGTAAGTCGTCAATTTTCAACCTAAGCTTGATATTTTCACCGTTCAGTCGCTCGACATTAGACTCGGACACATGCAGTTGATGTTCAGTGTGACGAAGTCTGTCAGTTTCGGATAACTGAAGTAATGTTTTTGTCTGCAATTCTTTATTCAGTGCTGCCAAGGCTTTCCTAAAGACAAAGTATAAAACGAAGAATCAGGTAAAGAGCAGGGAACTCCATCCTTACACaactccccccctccccccatttaGATTGTCAGAATATAAGATATTTCTGACTCGAGATTAGTAGGCCATTCGACTTCACTCTGGTAGCTGTCTTGTATAAGGTCTACATTCAGGGTTATGAGATAAACTACTCCGTGCAAGCTACACATAAGCTTACTTGGAATCTTCAAGCTGTAACTGAAGAAAGTTCACGTAGTCCTTCTTGTCTCCAAACTCCGAGAATGCGTCGTGAAACTCCATCAAACGGCTGCTTATGTTGCGCTCTTCCTGAAGGACAAAAGATCAGGGAAACACGCGGTTGGTGAGTAACTTATAGGAGCAATATATGATTTAGAATCAGAAACCAAAATTAACGTAACAACGGCTAATTAGGACAAAGGTAAAAACTACAAGGAGCCAATAAGCCTCCAAACTTGCCACGTGACGAGCAAGCGACCAAGACATAATTATTGTATAGGAAAATCACGGAGCAACAATTGAAGTGACTGATACCAAACGCCATAAGCTAAGGGAGATAAAGAGTACTACCTTCTGCTTCTCTAGACTTGATATCTTTGTGTTCAACATCTTCACCTCGCCTTCTTTCTGCACCAATGCCTGGGTGAGCCTTTGGATCTGTGAGGCGTCTGCATGACAGCTCTTGACTTGGAGCAGAGTCGCTACTTGattctgtaaagaaaaaatgtttttgtttcctgggtttatttttaccttttcgtcaaataaattaatttccCTGGTAAAACAGGGTTAGCTTGTGCAAtgattttcctttcaaaaactttttgttACCTTCAGTCTCTGTAGATGTTGTTTCGTCATGTTGTGCACTTTCATCGCACCCTCGTGTCGGGCTCGTAGACTGCCATATTTCTTCTCAAGTTCCAATCGCTGGTCCTCAACCTGTAAACAGCAGGTACGTTCAGGCCAACTTACACCTTGATTGACAAATAAGTGGCGATGACTAAAGAACAGCTGAAGTTACACAAAGCCACAACATACCTCTCCAAAGAGagaatttccttgttttccaaAGTTTCTCCTGGCATTGTCTGCCTTTAGGTTTTCAAGTTCAGCTTTTAACTCGCCTGCTTCGTTGCGAGCTTCCTGTTAAAGTTATACAAAATACAAGGTTTTTGTCACAGCTCATTCCTTTTGGGGTGGATTATACTGCATCTGCGGAGAGAGCGTGCAGATCGTTGACAAATGAATTTTACTTCTTCgccatccccctccccccccccgcGAAAGTGTTCTGTCGAGTGGTTGGTTAATTTCTGATTTGCATATTCGGCTATTCAATAATTAGCTTGAATAAATTAACTCGTTAGTTGCGATTTTTCCTTCGATCATCTCCCATCCACACCACTTGCGTGCTTCGATCGTACTCAGGATTTGCCTaagcgaaaaaaattgttttcacccTAGACCTATAAATTGTCTTACCTGTAAACAGTTAAACCAGGTTTGCCCTTGTCGAGCCTTCTCTTGGAGTTCTTCCTCAAGATGCTCAACTCTTTCCTTCAGTACGTTTCTGTCGAATAAAATTCTCTCCTGACTATCTTTCAAATCGGCCAGCTTCATGGTCAAAGTATCCCTCTCTTCTGAGAGCTCGGAGGCAAGATGGATGTACTCTTCAATACTCTCTAATCGTGATCGTCCTTTGTGTTGCAGTTCTTCGCTGCTTCGGCGAGCAGCTTGTAGCATCTCATCCTGCTTCTTAATCTTTTCTTGCAGCTGAATTTCTACCAGCGTGTGCTTGCTGATATCGTTTTGCAGAGattctatttcttttctcagttcacagatctttttttctgttgtcatcTGTTGAGATTTTTCTTTCGCTTCGAATTCCTTTTGAAGCTTTACCTTCAAGTCGTCCAATTCATGGGCATGGTTTGAGTTGGTTCGAACTTCTGTCTCAAGTCTGGATCGCAAAGAATAATTCTCTTGCTTTAGTTcctatgaagaaaataaattcatagagaacatttttcttcaaactaAGTGCTTACAGGAATGAATATTACAGCGTACCTCAAGATTCCCTAACGTTGTTATGTAGTCGTTGTTCACTTCTTCAAGTTTTCTTTCCAATTCCTGGTTATTTTCGAGCAAATTCTTCCCAATCTCTCCTGCCAATTGTCCATCCTGCTGCAAGctttcgttttcttcttttaaacggattatttcctctttgaaaaaatatatttcgttATCCATGATTGCAAAAATACGGCTTTAAGTGCAGATCGAGAATGTTTACGAGGGGtaaatttcaaatttcgctGGAGACGACTTGGGATCCAAATGCTAAGGCTGTGATTGGCTGCTTCGTCGATTTAAATCAATCAAAGGCCaatcaaataacataatttGCTATCATGGGCTCAAATAAAGTCAGCGGAAATCCAAGATAAACAAAAATGGCGGACCAATCTATAGAGCGAGCTAGCGAAACTCATGATATTTTGAATGGGTAAACTGTGAACTtggaaaagataaaaaggaTAATTGATGTAATCAAAATGAGTATTGCTGAGAAGATTTTTAGGCAGGGAAGTCCTATAACCGGAAAACTACTCGCAAAATCGCTATTTTTGAGGAGATGTTTCACGTCATTTGGTTATTGCAAGGTCACAGAGTTTCTCACTAAAAGAACATGGTGCAACCTTCGGCACAATTTTCTTGTAAAGGAAACACTTCAGAACAGAAAGTAAGATGACGATGGTAAAAGTGTATCCTCTGAATCCTCTGTTTCATGTAAATGTTGGTTTCTCACTGTTGAATAGCTTATCCACAGTTGAATGGttaaaggatgttttcaataaTCTTTTAGTGGCATTACATGGAGTCAATTTCGAAGAATCTGCAGTCAGTCAACAAACCATGGAATGCCTACCCAGGTAAGAAAAGGATCTCTTCGAATTTGTGTCGTAGGTTTGATTTACTGAAGCCATTTCAAATCAGATCTCTTAGAAGTTATGATATGTGATGTCTTTTGTAATTTTCTTGTTAGGATACAATTGATATGTCTATGTTTCCAGTGTCAAGAGTTAAAAATTTTAGCATTATTGCTCATATTGACCATGGAAAAAGTACTTTAGCTGACAGACTTCTTGAAATGACTGGTAAGTAACAAGTGTATTGTAAATATTCAGACTACATGCATGCAATAAGTGTTTTGTGTTGTATATTACTTTAAAAGTCAGAAAACTATGAATGCTGGAAATATCTTATGAGCTCATTCTGCATGAGGAATCCTAACAATAGCACAAATTTGTGTCTGGTTTGTGTACATTGTGATCTCCATATGATTGGTCATTTGCAAGATGCATTCCAGACACATTTCAGCTGTGTGTGGTTCTCTGAGTTTAACAGAAAAACATCTTGATATGGGACTCTCcatgggaaaacggacactagCACTTGTCCGTTAAACAGCCTagaaaaatggttttaaatGGGATACTAAACAGCCAACTCAAGTGTTTAAACGGTTTCCATAATCGCCTAAAcggatggcaaaaaatttaaacggttgaccaaagtccaaaaatgAATAGCTTAGGCCTTCAAatggttgaccaaaaataaaaatggattGCATGAAACGTTAAATGGTTTACCAAAGTCCCAAACCGGATAGCTAAAACAGTGCTAAatggttgaccaaaaataaaaacagttggCTCAAAAcattaaacggttgaccaaaggTCTGAAAAAGTGGATAGCTTAAACCAAACGGAGcactaaaaattaatttaaaacagTTGTGGTTGAGCTTGCGAGATCTTTGCAGATTAACTTTCCGAGCGCTAAGGGATAATTATCTTGAAGCGAAAACATTGAGcataataacttgaaaaataataactaGGATATACTTGtgcattttatttctgggttAAGTCTATTGCCGTTTTCATGTGACATTCATGAAGTAAGTGCAATTTACCAAGAATGGTTTCGCTGCCAAATATCCTGAATGGTCACTGAGAGAAAGTCATAATCTCTTCCTTTGTTTATTCTgacttattattattgaaaatgaactttttgttttgaaatcagGTACAATTTCAAAAGACAATGTCAATAAGCAAGTGCTGGATAAACTTCAAGTGGAGAGGGAGAGAGGAATAACAGTTAAAGCTCAGACTGCGTCATTAATTTTTGATTATGAAGGAGAAACATACTTGTTAAACCTTGTTGATACACCAGTGAGTGTAAATACGTGTACAATAGATTGACTTTGATAATAAACCACTATGTCAGATATTAGGCTTGTTAGTGTAACAAGATCAAATTAGTGAATAATTTCTTCCTGTCTTAGGGACATGTGGATTTTAGCTATGAAGTGTCCAGATCTTTAGCTGCTTGTCAGGGTGTTATTTTACTGGTTGACTCAGCTCAGGTACAGTACCTCATCTTTCCTTGTTACATGAAGCATCTTTCTTATTACTTAGGTGCTCTGTAGGAGGCCTGAGTTTCAAATATGCTGTTGTGTGGTGTGAGTCACAAGTGGCCATCAAGACCGAACAGGCTTGCTTGAGTCCTATGGGTGTTAATTTGCATAGAACAAGTTAAATGACTCAATGGTTACTTCTAGTGAAGGCTGATTTGTTGGAAGTCCAGGTGttgaaagtgagagtgaatacTGCGatcatgacaggacggataatgcatgcactgtaagtacctcccgttgttccatacaaagccttagaaaagttttctaaggctttgtatgggacaacaggaggtacttacagtgcatgcgttttccgtcctgtcatgtcTAAATGGCTCAAGAAACACACAAATACACATGCTGTCTCTGTTAGGTCCACATGAAAAGATGTTGTGTgtgtttataaaaaaattggtctGTAGGCTTCATTACAGATCAGTTTTAAATGGAAAATGGTGTACTCATCAACAATCATTCAACTGCCATGTCAAATAATGCTATCTATTGATGCAAAATACTTTGATTGAaataattcttcaaagtggGCTTCATCTAATTTCAAGGGTGTAGTGTAGGGAAACCAAGTTGCATAGAATTGTTTGCTGATATTTTGCCATTGCAAGCTTCTTGagtatgtacatgtatatgaaTCTATTGTTATTGATAATGAACTCTCAGAAAACGtaccaattatttttttattcatgcaGGGTGTCCAGGCACAGACAGTATCAAATTTTTTCCTAGCATTTGATAAGGATTTACATATAATCCCAGTACTCAACAAGGTACATGATTGTATGTCACAGTCACGATTTAACATTTTCAGATACAGTACTTTTTAATCCTGATTTAGTTGCAAAcaatgttgtaatttttttcttttgaagattGATATGAAGACTGCTGATCCTGACAATGTCtcaaaacaaatggaaaaattgtttgatgTCAAACAGAATGAGATTTTAAGAGTAAGTTAACAAATATGTAGATAATGAGCACAATTACTTTCAAAGGCTCTTCAATTCCTAAGATATGATCAATCATTCTCCCTTAGAGCTGCTGGAAATTCTCTCAAAAATTAAGCCGATAGAATTTCATATTATTTCAAGGTAACACTTTCTCACCagtattcttctttattctcaacatcTATTTGCTGATTAATGCTTTTAAGTTGAGTGAAGAGGTTAATTGTCAATCAGCTCTCGGAGTTAGAAATTAATGTTAAATCTTTTATGTATTGTAAATGACACTTGAGGATAAAACTGTTGCACaggaaatagaaaagagaaatatttgaaattctGGCTTAGCACCATTTCAGCTGTCCTCTctaatgttttctttcatgtATGGTATTATGCTAGATCTCTGCAAAAACAGGAGTTGGAGTGGACACTGTTCtgaaagaaattattgaaaaattaccATGGTGAGTTACaactaaaggaaaatatttcaaatttcaaatgatcacccttgaaacaaaatttaaaatagataTTTCTTGTGATAAGAGTATCTCAACAACCATTAACTAGAGGAACTTCGTCATTGAGGCTTTTATTCAATAgactttgaaaactgaaaactaaaACTTGCAGTCAACACTGTAAGATGAGGTTATTAAATTGTAGTCCTTGTAGTCCTCAGGGTGAGGTGTCAGCCCCCCTGAAAGCTCTTCTGTTTGACTCCTGGTATGATCAGTACAGAGGAGTGATCTGCCTTGTTGCTGTTCTTGATGGATCACTGAAAAAGGGTAGGATCACTTACTTAATACCATTAGAGGCAAtgtttaatattaaaataattaataccAGATAATTTATGAAGTAAAGATCTCTGAGGAATGACTGCTGTAGTGAGACTTAATAATCAATAGTatcaaactttttctttgttcatttaTACACATTGTccaatttttgttaatttttttaacaatgtgGTTTTTTAAAGTAATCTCTGCTGTAACAGAACAGACTTCTTGAACTGCTGATGTACCATTTTCTCTTCCATCTCTTATCCTACAGGAGATGATGTCATGTCTGCCTACACacaacagaaatatgaagtctTGGATATTGGAATAATGCACCCAGGGGAGATCTCTACTGGTGCTctgtaagtttaatttttaacacCAATTTATATATTTAGGAGAAAGTTTTCCCCAGAGAATTGCAAACCTGAACCTACTACTTGTAAGTTAGAGGTGCCAGTTTCTGTCCAGTGGTATGCTTGTAAACAGCTGACGTAAATAATCTCCTTCAGTCTGCTTGGATCTAACAATGATTTGTTTCATTTGGTTGTACAGCCTCACTAGCTTTTGTTCTGTTGAGGGAAAACATAgacatattattttttaagaaaatagaaTCAATTATTTCCAAACTTTCCCTTGAGCCTCATTAATCAAGACTGAATGTAATTCACTGCTATAACATGTACTGTATGTGCCTTGTCTTATTTAACAGGGTAGTACCCTGTAAATTAAAATGCATAATTCATATTGACTTGTTCTGCTTCCAGATTTGCTGGTCAAGTAGGATTTGTTGTTTGTGGAATTAGGAACAGTAAAGATGCTCAGATTGGTGATACATTTTTCCACCCTCATGCACCTGTTGAACCACTGCAAGGATTTAAACCAATGAACTCCATGGTTAGTTGATTCTgaacatttttcattctttcacatTCAACTCTTGTGTTATTCTCTTGAGGCAAACTTTTCTCACCAGACTCATTTTCCTCCTTGTGTTCTTTGTAGGTGTTTGCCGGTGTGTACCCTGTAGATCAGTCAGAACATCTCTACTTAAGATCTGCAATTGAAAAGCTCACACTCAATGATGCTAGTGTCTCAGTTCACCCAGATAGTTGGTACGAATAGAAGTTGCAATTTTGTGAATCATTTTGTAAATGTTGTCTACAGGATGTATGATGTAGTTAATCTAGTTCGATGTATTTTTAGCATGCAAATCTGATGTTTGATCATGTTTTTATGTGTACAGGATTAAATGCACAATGTCCTAATGCTATTTGTGTAACTTTGTGAGATGATACTTTGGTACAGAAAAGTTATGTAACAAGGGCCATCTCTTAAGCTATCcagaaatacaatgaaaatgCTGTGTGGTTCCCATGGGATCATCACATGTTCAATTTGCTTGTATATCATTATTACCTGATataatgttacaaaaaaaattgtgaatgatGAGATCTTCATAGAGAgcataaattctccttttcaattaTGAAATGTGGTATTCAGCtgaaagtttttctctttcctaTTGTACCTCATAGTCTGGCTCTGGGTCAAGGATGGCGTCTGGGTTTTCTCGGCTTGTTACACATGGATGTCTTTAAACAGCGGTTGGAGCAGGTTTGTATGATTGGTATAGGGGGGCACCTGAATTAATTGGGTGTAACCCCTCCCAGAAGGGATTGCACAAGAAAAGTGTCTTTTGTGATATTTGTCCATCAATTTGAAGTGAAGACATCTCACTTAATGACGGCCACATCTCCTATCTGAATTTTTTAGCCATCACTGAGTTTTCcaattgttttccatttcaggAATATGATGCAAGTATCATCATTACTGCTCCAAATGTTCCTTACAAAGGTGCATAACTGTAGTTTATTATTTACTATGAAGGATAGAATGGTATTCAGGGGCAGGATAGCCATTAGTGGATCTTGAAATCAATATAAATGAAGATGATTTTTGGTATCAAGATCTCGGCTTAAACGTGAGTCCTCTACCACATGCTTATAGAGAGAATATTGGGTAAATGTACATTAATCATAATTCATGTCTGGAGGACAACCAGGACAGGGAAATACTTTTGaatttatcttgattttttttccacattttgttTTACagcaattttgaaaaaggatgATGTTGAGGTGATGATTCTGAACCCTTTGGAGGTAAGCTGCTGTTTGATACAACAAACTAGCTAAACTGAAAATGTCTGTCTttgtgagttttctttttcatgactacattttgttggttttcttgttgttgctttttttctgttaacTTGGCAGCACTGCTTGCTACTACATCGTCTTTGAAACGTTTTGACCAGAATAATTCGGTGAAAGGTAAAATTTCATGTATTgaatcatttttgtttgtagCTCCCAGAGCCCTCTCAAGTGCACTCGTATTTGGAGCCTTATGTAATGGGTACGATTGTGTTCCCTGAAGAGTGTATGGGCAAAATGTTAAGTCTTTGCGAGGTGAGTTGTGTGGGATTAACTGATTGTGTAATATGTCTTATTTTCCCCTCTCCTCCCCATATGGGATGCTATTACCGTTGAAGTAGCACAGGTTACCACCCCTGCCCTCCCTTGAAAAACCTGGCTGTTCTAATTtgtctatttttatttttttacttccagAGCAGGCGCGGTGAGCAGCAAGAAGTACTTTACATCGACGAGTCACGTGTCATGCTGAAATACTTGCTTCCGCTGAATGAAGTTATCGTGGACTTCTACGATGATCTCAAATCCAAGTCATCTGGCTATGCAAGGTTTGTCTTGGATTGTGAAGAGTTGTTACCATGGTTACTCTTGGTTCGCACTCGTCAGTGTGAAAGTAAAACCGCGGGATAAGAGGCTGAAAACTGATTGttggttttcttcttttcaatttattttagcTTTGATTATGAAGATGTTGGATACAGAGAAACAAACGTTGTTCGGGTAGGGCTAAgctgaaattttactttttaatattttgtagaTTTTGCTAAAAAGTAGTCGACTATTTAGCGGTACAATGATTCCTTATTTACAATTGACATAACTTTTTTCTcaaggtataattttttttacatgtttcgTGGTTGTTTGTACAGATGGATATCTTGATAAATGGTCATGCTGTTGACGCCCTAAGCTGTATAGTTCACAAAGACAAAGCCTTACAATCAGGACGGTCCATTTGCGCTAAACTGAAGGACGTCATACCCAGGTGAATATGGTGACATAGTTTTGGCCCTCTTTCATCATACAAGCCGGTTAGTGCTTAAAGACAGAAATTTGTTGTGATAGTGGCCATAAGATCCCAGAGAGCTCTGAATGGTTACCACGGTCACGCTTAAGCTTTTTTGCGCGTGCGCTCACAGTTTTCCGCTTGTTAAGGATGACGTGCCTTCTCGGACATTTCTGCGCCCTGCCGGAATGTCAGTTTAGGGTTTTTATTGGTTAATTTTGTCAGTGTCCATCGTTGTCGCAGCGATTCAAAGTAAGATGTGAATTAGCGCGCTACTACTCATCAGATATTCTAT from Pocillopora verrucosa isolate sample1 chromosome 14, ASM3666991v2, whole genome shotgun sequence carries:
- the LOC131777691 gene encoding protein Spindly-B; protein product: MDNEIYFFKEEIIRLKEENESLQQDGQLAGEIGKNLLENNQELERKLEEVNNDYITTLGNLEELKQENYSLRSRLETEVRTNSNHAHELDDLKVKLQKEFEAKEKSQQMTTEKKICELRKEIESLQNDISKHTLVEIQLQEKIKKQDEMLQAARRSSEELQHKGRSRLESIEEYIHLASELSEERDTLTMKLADLKDSQERILFDRNVLKERVEHLEEELQEKARQGQTWFNCLQEARNEAGELKAELENLKADNARRNFGKQGNSLFGEVEDQRLELEKKYGSLRARHEGAMKVHNMTKQHLQRLKNQVATLLQVKSCHADASQIQRLTQALVQKEGEVKMLNTKISSLEKQKEERNISSRLMEFHDAFSEFGDKKDYVNFLQLQLEDSKKALAALNKELQTKTLLQLSETDRLRHTEHQLHVSESNVERLNGENIKLRLKIDDLRLKLQSHSQKDPQNVSQTSTSSGLRKTKSAILLSGANSKNTRTSALIKKGQENTVSINAKVAKLEPSILKPPVVLVNTLDTTSDKKQRGSDVTFPLQVESTAESLITSNVPRKLPLSSNDVENEAKSKVEFKRKPMVRFQTETDDIDLSETQSMHDNAPDYGGLLKENSQPEESHKEQMPSVTVRGQKTAPVVINVKKGETKNQCPQQ
- the LOC131777697 gene encoding translation factor GUF1 homolog, mitochondrial; translated protein: MSIAEKIFRQGSPITGKLLAKSLFLRRCFTSFGYCKVTEFLTKRTWCNLRHNFLVKETLQNRNGITWSQFRRICSQSTNHGMPTQDTIDMSMFPVSRVKNFSIIAHIDHGKSTLADRLLEMTGTISKDNVNKQVLDKLQVERERGITVKAQTASLIFDYEGETYLLNLVDTPGHVDFSYEVSRSLAACQGVILLVDSAQGVQAQTVSNFFLAFDKDLHIIPVLNKIDMKTADPDNVSKQMEKLFDVKQNEILRISAKTGVGVDTVLKEIIEKLPCPQGEVSAPLKALLFDSWYDQYRGVICLVAVLDGSLKKGDDVMSAYTQQKYEVLDIGIMHPGEISTGALFAGQVGFVVCGIRNSKDAQIGDTFFHPHAPVEPLQGFKPMNSMVFAGVYPVDQSEHLYLRSAIEKLTLNDASVSVHPDSCLALGQGWRLGFLGLLHMDVFKQRLEQEYDASIIITAPNVPYKAILKKDDVEVMILNPLELPEPSQVHSYLEPYVMGTIVFPEECMGKMLSLCESRRGEQQEVLYIDESRVMLKYLLPLNEVIVDFYDDLKSKSSGYASFDYEDVGYRETNVVRMDILINGHAVDALSCIVHKDKALQSGRSICAKLKDVIPRQLFEIVIQASVRGKITSRETIKPLRKDVTAKCYGGDVTRKMKLLRQQKEGKKKMKRIGKVDIPHHAFLSVLKR